Within Cucumis melo cultivar AY chromosome 4, USDA_Cmelo_AY_1.0, whole genome shotgun sequence, the genomic segment TCTTCTcccaaacacctcttatcataaaactatatttctaaactcttttcccaaacaagggttatgataaaaataggtttatcataacactagttttactATAACACCAACTCTTCCATAAATCAACTCTTTCTTCAAACGTACCCTTAGATTTGATTCGGTTTGAGACCCGTACTGATACAAACATATATAAAACGAAAACCGAAACCACCAACCCATGTTGGGAAAGGTGAACCGGTGGAACCGGTTTGATTATAAAGTTTGAAATTGGTATTTAGAAGATAGAAAAGAGGATTTGATGGGTCACATCTCTGCCCCACTGAGCTGTCACCGCCGAAGTCTTTGGGAAGAGATATTTTTATAGGGAAAATGGAATAGAAAACAGATATTTTCCCTCATATCGGGGGTAGCCTTATCCAAGAACGTTTCAGGACGATTGTAATACACGTGGCAGCGAGTGGAGCCTTTGATAGTTTGATGTGGCCAGCCGCCGTCGACGGTTgagaatattttatttatttatgatgtAAGCCAGAGACCAGGGCGAAGATTCCGCCGACCCAATTTTATCCATTCCTTTGCTTTTCTTCCAAAAGGTCACAAACACCCTCCCACCACTCCACTAAATAAATCTCTTTGGCTTATTCCTCATTTTCGCCTGCACTCCCCAGATATTTCTCCTTTGTAAAAGTTTGGATATTTCCACTTCTAAGGATATGGATCATAAATAGAAATATATTTGGGtatttctcaaaaaaaaaaaagaaaaaaaaactaataataataaaacatcctcctatttttattatgtttctttttaatataaattcctcctttttaaaaaataaaacataaaaccaaaaaaataataattttgatgaatatcaattatcttttaaattttagtttaatttgtaCCAGACTTAGATTTTAAACTAACAGTACTTTATCAATAAAATTCGTAATTGTATTACTTTACATCTTGTTCTAGATTTTATTGGACTAATATTGTTTAGCTTATaatttgaatcaatttaaataaTCCATTATTATTTGCCTTTAAAAATTCATTGATGGTTAAATGTGAATACTTCTTCAATTGTCAATAAACGATTCTAAATAGAGATTTAGACCAGCAGTCTAATTTTAATGATTTGTGGAAGTTTGGAAGATTAATTAATGTATTTGTAACCATGATGTAACAAAGTGTAACTTGACATGCTTTCAAAAATAAGGTTAATATTGATTTAATTATTAGTTTGTGGTTTAAAGTGATACAATCACTTATGTCTAGGCTATGAATTGATATTTTATCaaacattttttattaaaagaaaggTACATAAGGTGAATACATTTGTAAGATTTgatttaaaatgataaaaataaccTAACTTAACATACATAAATAAGAAATAGTTACACATATAACAATTAGAATCAAAGTGATAAGATATTtgataacatttttaaaattacgaAAAATATGACATAACCTTTTGAAGTCTATTGATGATGGATTACATTGCAAAGTTTAATAAAAGCCTATTAATATCGTttataaattttactatatttacaatttttaaatcattattatacattattatttttaattgcTATGAGttataattatcttttacaTTGGAATATGAGACCAAGGAAGATAGAATTCTCCACtaatgttgaaaatatttaagtTAACAATTCATTAAAAATAGGAGtacttgcaaaaaaaaaaaataacaaaaaagttATGATTATAGGATCCTaatcactacattttctaaattgcaaaggtagcaaatttaaaagcggataaTCCTCTAATAATTTTCTAATAATCTTTCGttgatatcattaattacttaTCATATTCACACTATAAAAAAAGTACtataaactatttttaaaaaaaattgatcatATAATGcaatttttcataaaaatattttaatgaaaGTAAACCCTAAAAAACAACATTTAAATAAGAGCGATCAAAAGTATACTTTACCTAAAACTATATAAGCGCGCTTTAGCTAAAAGTATATTAATTAAgtgctttatttatttttaatgtgtTATGAATTAATCGAAAgcaatcaaaataatataattttggtttatattttgattttgatctttaaattttatattttatattattttggtCTATAGACTTTACAAATTTTAgtctaaatttagaaaaaaatatttttatcgtTATTAGAATTCTATTAACTCTAAATGTTAGTCTCTAAATAAGATAATCACTCACAAAAATGTAGGgtcttaatttttattaaatattagatggtaaattaattttttatcgaaaaattcaaaaagtcacTTAATTTTAAAGATTTTTATGGTCGCCATTTTAAACTAGTAATGTTATTGTactgattttatttttattattttacgttcatcattatattcttttattttatttttttaatttactagATGTTCTTTTCATTTGTTCTAAGATTCTAATTTgaaaaaaactaatttttttttaataaagattGAAGAATCACATAGGAGTTACTATTTGAGTTTAGAAAAAGAACGAAATTAGATTTTAGGTTTATTTAATTGAATAtgttagattatatttctaggtaatcttaaaagaataatttaataaattaataaaacttttttttattatttatcgATTTAAGTAATTGAATGAATCTAAATTCCAAAGATCCAAATATGGAAGTTACATAACCATTTGGTCAAATAACAAAGAAAATCTTAAGAATAAAGATCAACTTTTTCGAGTAGAAAACCAAAACAAGATTTTAAAAGTAATCATaataggaaaaaaagaaaagaaaaaagagattttatgctaaattttaaaatattgaccGGACTGAGGCTGCTAATTCAATTAACATATGTTAATATGTTAATAACCACGACTTCGGTGATCAAACttgtatattttaattatacttaaaaaaataacatttaaataataattttatttatttatttttagatgAGGATAAAACATCCTACCGCATTTAAATAATAACTTTAATTAGCAACTTATCCcaccataaataaataaatatatgtccATAATTTTCTAAGTTCGTCGTTTTCTTCTTTAATGGTTCGAGGGACAAAATGGTAATTTAGGAAGCCCATGAGTGAATGAATAATTAAGCAATGGCGTGTACTATGAGCAAAAGTCTTCATTCACACTCCTTTGCAGAGTCCATTTATCTTCTTCCCCGTCTACCGTTTCTCCTTATCCCCTCATCTTGTCGGTCTTTTCCTTCCgacttcttttttaatttattttccgTCAATTTTCTTCTTTGATCTATGTTGTTAATAATCTCTGAACTTGAATTTGGCCATCAATTCCCTTCTTGAAATTCAGATTGTGGATTCTAGAATTCCGGGATCGAGAATCTGGCGGGAATTGTTTTACCACCTCCAGCTGTGATCGTCGATTTTTAGCAGCACGTTTCGAGTTTTGGTCGTGTACGGCCTAATTTTTTGTATCTCTAAAAGGTAATGGTTCTTCAAACACTTCCGAGTGTTAAGACTGATGATCAGGACACGATAGTTTAGATAACCCTTATTATAGGTAATGAAAAACTTTGAATCCGACTCTGTGAATCTGTTAcctactcttttttttttctttgttttcccTGGAAAACTCGTCGCCGAGGAACTAGAATTCATTCAAGCTGATGACTCTAACACTTTTCTAGTTTTCTTCGCCTGATTAAGTGAAGACTTTAGTTTGCAGTGTTCATTTATTGTACATGCGTTCGAATCGTCAATTCCTCACGCAAATTCAGTTGGTGTTATGACTTGTGTGTTTTTTTGGTTTAGATTGGggattatgtaaaaaaaaaaaaatatctgaTTATTTTCATTTGGGTGAACAAAAGGCGATATGGGGTCGTTGCAAGGACCAGTTGTTTGCCCTACTATTCGTGCGAAGCAAGCAGGGTTTTGTTCTTTGCCAATCAATCGTTCTTTAATGGCTTTTAGTTTTCGAAGAGGTGAATTATGGGGATTCACGGGGATCAACGGTTTGAATGCTAAGTTACCGGCTATTTCTCTCAAAGGTTGTGCTAGAAAATGCAAGACATTGCGTTGCAGCTTTAGTTCATCATCTGACGACAATGGAAGTACAGCCGAGAACTTCAACGAGAAAGACGAAGAATATGTTGAATCCAGCGTGGTCGAGGCTGGTATGCTAAGCTGATGGGTTAAATCCTATGATTACATTTTTAATGATAGAGTCTGTATATTGGGAATTTAATTCAAATGTATGTTAATTTGTAGTTAGATGGTGCACTTAACTAATAGAAATGCTGTTTGGTTTGTTTGTGCTGTATAGTTGAGGTGAAAAGTGGTGCAGATGGTTTCGTGATTAAAATGAGGGATGGTAGGCATTTAAGGTGTGTTCACAACAACCCTCATGGCGGGCATCTGCCTGATTATGCTCCACATCCTGCAATTGTGTTGAAGATGGAAGATGGAACTGGTCTTCTTCTTCCCATAATCGTGTGTATGTTCTAGTGAACTATAGTTTCTTACATGAACTTAATATTACTGaaccaatttgatttttttgtgTCCCCTGTCAACATTTTATCATTGACTTTTCGCATAATCATACATCAGCTTAATATTATCGAcgaatttcaatttttatttatttttcagtGGAAATGCCGAGTGTGTTGCTTATGGCTGCTGTGCGCAATGTTCCAATTGTATGTCTTCTTTGTCTTCTCTTGAGATAGAACATGATTTgttggaatttgaatttttttaatttgtggaATTAAGGTAGTAACATAATATTCTATTCAAAAGGGATTTCTAACAGTTATTATCATTTGGTTCCAGGCTAGACCAACTATGTATCAAGTGGTAAAAGAGATGGTTGACAAGATGGGCTATGAAGTATGCTTT encodes:
- the LOC103503917 gene encoding bifunctional nuclease 1; the encoded protein is MGSLQGPVVCPTIRAKQAGFCSLPINRSLMAFSFRRGELWGFTGINGLNAKLPAISLKGCARKCKTLRCSFSSSSDDNGSTAENFNEKDEEYVESSVVEAVEVKSGADGFVIKMRDGRHLRCVHNNPHGGHLPDYAPHPAIVLKMEDGTGLLLPIIVLEMPSVLLMAAVRNVPIARPTMYQVVKEMVDKMGYEVKLVRVTKRVHEAYFAQLYLSKIGCETDCLSFDLRPSDAINIAVRCKVPIQVNKYLAYSDGMRVVESGKLSTQAPATDGLLFTELDRPSGQPCVEAKEFNLVRNMLIAAVEERYRDAAQWRDKLNLLRARRNLA